The Geotalea uraniireducens Rf4 genome window below encodes:
- a CDS encoding type II toxin-antitoxin system VapC family toxin, with translation MSIFIDTSGFLAVLDRDDASHARVKNAWVDMLSSDDLLVTTNYVLVETFALVQTRLGLAATKVFQEDIVPVLQTEWIDKTLHSAAVGIMLSASRRKLSLVDCVSFETMRLLGITTAFTLDKRFREQGFSCIPS, from the coding sequence ATGAGCATTTTTATTGATACATCGGGATTTCTGGCGGTACTGGACAGGGACGACGCAAGCCACGCCAGGGTAAAAAACGCATGGGTTGACATGTTGTCATCCGATGATCTCCTGGTAACAACAAATTATGTTCTGGTGGAAACTTTTGCCCTCGTGCAGACCCGATTGGGTCTTGCGGCGACTAAGGTATTCCAGGAGGATATTGTCCCGGTCCTGCAGACTGAATGGATCGACAAAACCTTGCACAGCGCAGCGGTAGGCATCATGCTTTCCGCTTCAAGAAGGAAACTGAGCCTTGTGGACTGTGTGAGTTTTGAAACTATGCGGCTGCTCGGTATCACAACGGCCTTTACCCTTGACAAGCGTTTCAGGGAACAGGGCTTTTCCTGCATACCTTCCTGA
- the rpoZ gene encoding DNA-directed RNA polymerase subunit omega: protein MARVTVEDCLEKVDNRFLLVMLASKRVKQLFKGAKPLIDNRAGNKNVVLALREIAAGKVNFEISGRKSR from the coding sequence ATGGCACGAGTTACTGTTGAAGATTGTCTGGAAAAAGTGGATAATCGTTTTTTGCTGGTTATGTTGGCATCAAAAAGGGTAAAGCAGCTCTTCAAGGGCGCAAAACCACTTATTGATAACAGGGCCGGCAATAAGAATGTGGTGCTTGCGTTGCGTGAAATTGCAGCGGGTAAAGTCAATTTCGAGATATCTGGCCGTAAAAGCCGTTAA
- a CDS encoding YdcF family protein: MAFFRGIFSLLVISLVVIAVLFVDFTYKTFSLRQRDVKSDAIVVLAGGRGRIEEGVRLYRENRARWLFLIGVDPAVRKGELFTERRGERSGEGVFLENVSRNTLENALYAREMIVRHNVSSIKLITSRYHMKRATLIFRQVLPKDIAIYPHPVDSKNLKEEWWSHGGSFRLLFSEFYKYCLFRLFFLFASSELRFSAGR; the protein is encoded by the coding sequence ATGGCTTTTTTTCGTGGAATATTTTCACTTCTCGTAATTAGTCTGGTGGTAATCGCCGTTCTCTTTGTCGATTTTACCTACAAAACCTTTTCCCTGCGACAGCGGGATGTGAAGTCCGACGCGATTGTGGTCCTGGCCGGGGGACGGGGCCGTATCGAAGAAGGGGTCCGTCTGTACCGGGAGAATCGCGCGCGCTGGCTTTTTCTGATCGGTGTCGATCCGGCGGTGCGCAAGGGCGAACTGTTCACCGAGCGGCGGGGGGAGCGGAGCGGTGAAGGGGTTTTTCTCGAGAATGTTTCGCGCAATACCCTGGAAAACGCCCTCTACGCCAGGGAAATGATCGTACGGCATAATGTCAGTTCCATTAAGCTGATAACTTCACGCTATCACATGAAGCGCGCCACCCTGATTTTTCGCCAGGTGCTGCCCAAGGATATCGCCATCTATCCCCATCCTGTGGATAGCAAGAACCTGAAGGAAGAGTGGTGGAGCCACGGCGGCAGTTTTCGCCTGCTCTTCAGTGAGTTCTACAAGTACTGTCTCTTCAGACTTTTCTTTCTCTTCGCTTCCAGCGAACTGCGCTTTTCGGCCGGCCGTTAG
- a CDS encoding RelA/SpoT family protein codes for MIRLNDILDKVASYNPACDLDLVRKAYVFCAKVHQGQTRLSGEPYLVHPMEVAGILADLKLDVPTVVTGLLHDTVEDTLTTLEELEGMFGAEVARLVDGVTKIGKIHFKTKEESQAENFRKMLLAMANDIRVILVKLADRLHNMRTLQYQPEPKQRSIAKETLDIYAPIANRLGISWVKSELEDLSFRYLDPQIYYDLASKVTKKKKERESYVDEVMQIIKEKLADHGITGEVSGRSKHLYSIYRKMQSRSVDIDEIYDLVAIRVMVEDIRECYEVLGIIHSTWKPIPGRFKDYIAMPKGNMYQSLHTTVIGPYGERMEVQIRTGEMHRVAEAGIAAHWKYKEGKGYDEKEVKRFTWLRQLLEWQQELDDSREFMDTVKVELFPEEVYVFTPKGDVKGYPKGSTPIDFAYSVHTDVGHRCVGAKVNGKLVPLKYELKNGDIVEVITSPHHTPSKDWLKIVRSSRARNKIRAWIKTEERLRSITLGREICEKEFRRYSQNFAKMQKTGEIKRVAVEFGFVGEDDLMAAVGYGKLSCNQILGKLFPTVKIEEVQEHKETRIGKVIAKLKGKSSSAIQISGVEDVLVRFGKCCNPLPGDDITGFITRGRGVTVHTADCPVALDSDPERRIDVTWSRDKKAALPVKIRVACHDEKGILANITTAITNCEANIVSASIQSTVDKRGINTFEVDVTDLDHLNRVFNSVMKVKGVIKVDRLKS; via the coding sequence ATGATCAGACTCAACGACATTCTGGATAAGGTTGCTTCCTACAACCCGGCATGCGACCTGGATTTAGTCCGAAAGGCGTACGTCTTCTGTGCCAAGGTGCACCAGGGGCAGACCCGCCTTTCCGGCGAGCCTTACCTGGTCCATCCCATGGAAGTGGCGGGGATTCTTGCTGACCTGAAGCTCGATGTTCCCACGGTGGTCACAGGACTTCTCCATGACACTGTTGAGGATACCCTGACCACCCTTGAGGAGCTGGAGGGGATGTTCGGCGCCGAGGTTGCCAGGCTGGTTGACGGCGTCACCAAAATCGGCAAGATCCATTTCAAGACCAAGGAGGAAAGCCAGGCGGAAAACTTCCGCAAGATGCTCCTGGCCATGGCCAATGACATACGTGTCATTCTGGTCAAACTGGCCGACCGGTTGCACAACATGCGCACCCTTCAGTACCAGCCGGAGCCGAAACAGCGCAGCATTGCCAAGGAGACCCTCGACATCTATGCACCGATCGCCAATCGCCTCGGGATCTCCTGGGTGAAGAGCGAACTGGAAGATCTGTCGTTCCGCTACCTTGATCCGCAAATCTACTACGATCTGGCATCCAAGGTCACAAAGAAGAAGAAAGAGCGTGAATCCTATGTGGATGAGGTCATGCAGATCATCAAGGAAAAACTGGCTGACCACGGGATCACGGGCGAGGTTTCCGGAAGGAGCAAACATCTCTACTCCATCTACCGGAAAATGCAGAGCCGCAGTGTGGATATCGACGAAATCTATGACCTGGTCGCCATCCGCGTGATGGTCGAGGATATTCGCGAATGCTATGAGGTGCTGGGGATAATCCATTCTACCTGGAAGCCGATTCCCGGCCGGTTCAAGGATTACATCGCCATGCCCAAGGGGAACATGTACCAGTCTCTTCACACCACCGTCATCGGGCCTTATGGCGAGAGGATGGAGGTGCAGATCAGGACCGGGGAGATGCACCGTGTCGCTGAGGCGGGGATTGCCGCCCACTGGAAATATAAGGAGGGCAAGGGGTACGACGAAAAAGAGGTGAAGCGCTTCACCTGGCTCCGGCAGCTCCTTGAGTGGCAGCAGGAGCTTGACGATTCGCGGGAATTCATGGACACGGTCAAGGTGGAGCTGTTCCCTGAAGAGGTCTACGTCTTTACTCCCAAAGGCGATGTCAAGGGGTATCCAAAGGGCTCGACCCCCATAGACTTTGCCTACAGCGTCCATACCGATGTGGGCCATCGTTGCGTTGGCGCCAAGGTAAACGGCAAGCTGGTGCCCCTGAAGTATGAGCTGAAAAACGGTGACATCGTCGAAGTCATCACCTCCCCGCATCACACACCCAGCAAGGATTGGCTGAAGATTGTCAGAAGTTCCCGGGCGCGGAACAAGATCCGCGCCTGGATCAAGACCGAGGAACGTCTGCGTAGCATTACCCTGGGGCGGGAAATCTGCGAGAAAGAGTTTCGTCGTTATTCGCAGAACTTTGCCAAAATGCAGAAGACTGGCGAGATAAAACGGGTGGCGGTGGAATTCGGCTTTGTCGGTGAAGATGACCTTATGGCGGCGGTTGGTTATGGAAAGCTGTCCTGTAACCAGATATTGGGCAAGCTTTTCCCAACAGTGAAAATCGAAGAGGTCCAAGAGCATAAAGAAACACGGATCGGCAAGGTAATCGCGAAGCTCAAGGGCAAATCCTCCAGCGCCATTCAGATCAGCGGGGTGGAAGATGTGCTGGTTCGTTTCGGTAAATGCTGCAATCCTCTCCCCGGCGATGACATCACAGGTTTTATTACCAGGGGGCGAGGGGTTACCGTTCATACCGCCGATTGTCCCGTTGCCTTGGATAGTGATCCGGAACGGCGCATCGATGTGACCTGGAGCAGGGATAAAAAGGCGGCCCTGCCGGTTAAAATCAGGGTTGCCTGCCATGATGAGAAGGGAATTCTGGCAAACATCACTACGGCGATCACCAATTGTGAGGCCAATATCGTGAGCGCCTCCATCCAAAGCACCGTTGACAAGCGCGGCATCAATACCTTCGAGGTGGATGTGACCGACCTGGATCACCTGAACAGGGTCTTCAACAGTGTGATGAAGGTGAAGGGCGTGATAAAAGTGGACAGGCTCAAGAGCTGA
- the metG gene encoding methionine--tRNA ligase, whose product MSRAFYVTTPIYYVNDVPHIGHAYTTLAADVLARYKRLKGFEVFFLTGTDEHGQKVEKAANAAGETPQELADRVMKRFQALWEKLDISYTDFIRTTQERHKKGVADLFTKVMGKGDIYLGEYEDWYCTPCETFWTETQLIDYKCPDCNRPTEKLKEESYFFRMSKYQEQLLAHIEANPDFIQPKSRRNEIISFVREGLRDLSVSRTTFTWGIPVPGNDKHVIYVWFDALTNYITALGYPDESGNFSKFWPVDAHLIGKDILRFHAVYWPTFLMAAGLPVPKKVFAHGWWTVEGQKMSKSLQNVVEPNMLIDKYGVDAIRYFLLREVPFGLDGDFSHTALVHRINSDLANDLGNLLNRSTAMVNKYFGGVVQAPGVFNEIDSIYREKTEEMVRQVDAHLDELAFSKALQSIWEVVSAGNKYIDETAPWTLAKDEAQKDRLATVMYCLLESQRIVYFIISAFMPQTTVKGLGYLGWNEAPDENGLRWGGLKPGTQVIKAEALFPRIEEKAE is encoded by the coding sequence ATGAGCCGCGCCTTTTATGTCACAACCCCCATCTATTATGTCAACGATGTTCCCCACATCGGCCACGCCTACACCACCCTGGCAGCCGACGTGCTGGCCCGTTACAAGCGCCTTAAAGGCTTCGAGGTTTTTTTTCTCACCGGCACGGATGAGCACGGCCAGAAGGTGGAAAAAGCCGCCAACGCTGCTGGCGAAACTCCGCAGGAGCTTGCAGACCGGGTAATGAAACGCTTTCAGGCACTCTGGGAAAAGCTGGATATTTCCTACACCGATTTCATCCGCACCACCCAGGAACGGCACAAGAAAGGTGTTGCCGACCTCTTCACCAAGGTCATGGGAAAAGGGGACATTTACCTGGGAGAGTACGAAGACTGGTACTGCACGCCATGCGAAACCTTCTGGACCGAGACCCAGCTCATCGACTACAAATGCCCGGACTGCAACCGCCCGACGGAAAAGCTCAAGGAAGAGTCCTACTTTTTCAGGATGAGCAAGTACCAGGAGCAGCTTCTGGCCCACATTGAAGCTAATCCTGATTTCATCCAGCCCAAGTCGCGGCGCAATGAAATAATCTCGTTCGTAAGAGAGGGTTTGCGGGACCTGTCTGTCTCCCGCACCACCTTCACATGGGGGATTCCGGTCCCGGGCAACGACAAGCATGTCATCTACGTCTGGTTCGACGCACTGACCAACTATATCACCGCCCTCGGCTATCCCGACGAGTCGGGAAATTTCAGTAAATTCTGGCCCGTCGACGCACACCTCATCGGCAAGGACATCCTTCGCTTCCACGCGGTCTACTGGCCGACCTTCCTCATGGCGGCAGGACTCCCCGTGCCGAAAAAGGTGTTTGCCCACGGTTGGTGGACCGTGGAAGGTCAGAAGATGAGCAAAAGCCTGCAAAACGTGGTTGAGCCGAACATGCTGATAGACAAATACGGGGTAGATGCGATCCGCTACTTCCTGCTGCGCGAGGTTCCCTTCGGCCTCGACGGAGACTTCTCGCACACGGCGCTGGTACACCGTATCAACTCGGATCTGGCCAATGACCTGGGAAACCTCCTCAACCGGTCAACGGCCATGGTCAACAAGTATTTTGGCGGCGTAGTGCAAGCGCCGGGAGTGTTTAACGAGATCGACAGTATCTACCGGGAGAAGACTGAGGAGATGGTGCGTCAGGTTGACGCTCACCTTGACGAACTCGCCTTCAGCAAAGCGCTCCAAAGCATCTGGGAAGTTGTTTCGGCCGGCAACAAATACATCGATGAAACAGCCCCCTGGACTTTGGCCAAGGACGAGGCGCAGAAAGACCGGCTCGCCACCGTCATGTACTGCCTGCTTGAGTCCCAGCGTATCGTCTATTTCATCATTTCTGCCTTTATGCCGCAGACTACGGTGAAAGGGCTCGGTTACCTGGGCTGGAACGAAGCGCCTGATGAAAATGGGCTGAGATGGGGCGGCCTCAAACCTGGAACGCAGGTAATTAAAGCTGAAGCGCTGTTTCCCCGGATTGAAGAGAAAGCAGAATAG
- a CDS encoding YicC/YloC family endoribonuclease yields the protein MIKSMTGYGKAEVDLPTGRIIVEIRSVNHRYGEIFVKLPRMFLPFENDIKKAVSQRLKRGKIEVFVQREESAGGTAGPAVNLPLARSYYRAFSSIREALGLAEEVSLALIAAQKDVMGVSESVAAPESVPEELMTAVQRATDSLDAMRSREGETLLDDLRKRRSLLSVIIDRVAERSPLVVAEFAARIKERVAQLALDSTVTDERLAQEVAIMADRCDITEELVRFNSHLQQFDETLALNEPVGRKLDFLLQEINREVNTIGSKANDAEIALCVVELKAELERIREQVQNIE from the coding sequence ATGATAAAAAGCATGACCGGTTACGGCAAGGCAGAGGTTGATTTACCCACTGGCCGGATAATCGTGGAGATACGGTCGGTTAACCATCGATACGGGGAAATTTTTGTTAAGTTGCCGCGCATGTTCCTCCCCTTTGAGAACGACATAAAAAAAGCCGTTAGTCAGAGGTTGAAGCGAGGCAAGATCGAGGTCTTCGTTCAGCGCGAGGAAAGTGCCGGCGGGACGGCCGGCCCAGCGGTCAACCTCCCCCTGGCAAGAAGCTACTACAGAGCTTTCAGCAGCATCAGGGAGGCCCTGGGCCTTGCCGAAGAGGTGTCATTGGCCCTTATTGCCGCACAGAAGGATGTGATGGGCGTCAGCGAGAGCGTTGCTGCCCCGGAGTCGGTCCCTGAGGAACTTATGACCGCTGTGCAGCGTGCGACGGACAGTCTGGATGCCATGCGGTCGCGGGAGGGCGAAACGTTGTTGGATGACCTGCGCAAAAGGCGGTCGCTGTTGTCTGTCATCATTGATCGCGTGGCAGAGCGGTCGCCGCTGGTGGTGGCTGAGTTCGCCGCGAGGATCAAGGAACGGGTGGCACAGCTGGCTTTGGACAGCACTGTCACGGATGAACGCCTGGCCCAGGAGGTCGCCATCATGGCCGACCGCTGCGACATTACCGAGGAATTGGTCCGTTTCAACAGCCATTTGCAGCAGTTTGACGAGACCCTTGCGCTCAATGAGCCGGTAGGGCGCAAGCTGGACTTTCTCTTACAGGAAATCAACCGTGAGGTGAACACCATCGGTTCCAAGGCCAATGATGCGGAAATCGCGCTCTGCGTGGTGGAGCTCAAGGCAGAGCTTGAAAGAATCCGCGAGCAGGTGCAGAACATCGAGTAA
- a CDS encoding Rid family detoxifying hydrolase — protein MQKEMIVTDQAPKAIGPYSQGVRAGAFVFFSGQIPLDPTTGELRGTSCAEQAEVVMENIAAILAAAGLGFADVVKSTIFLTNLADFAAVNEVYGRRFPVNPPARSTVEVNGLPRGAMVEIEVIAFIG, from the coding sequence ATGCAAAAAGAGATGATAGTTACCGATCAGGCGCCCAAGGCAATCGGGCCATACTCGCAGGGGGTGAGGGCCGGCGCATTCGTGTTCTTCTCCGGTCAGATACCGCTCGATCCCACAACCGGCGAATTGCGCGGCACAAGCTGCGCGGAGCAGGCCGAGGTGGTGATGGAGAACATCGCTGCGATTCTGGCCGCTGCCGGACTCGGCTTCGCAGATGTGGTGAAGAGCACCATATTTCTGACGAACCTGGCTGACTTTGCCGCAGTTAACGAGGTGTACGGCAGGCGTTTTCCAGTGAATCCACCGGCCCGTTCCACAGTGGAGGTAAATGGTCTGCCGCGGGGGGCAATGGTTGAAATCGAAGTTATTGCGTTCATTGGCTAA
- a CDS encoding ribbon-helix-helix protein, CopG family, with product MVRTQIQLSENQVAMLKRIAASQHKSMAAVIRQAVDFFARSKDVADPKKQRERAMKAVGRFKSGVHDLSANHDDYLAEAFSG from the coding sequence ATGGTGAGGACCCAAATCCAGTTGTCTGAGAATCAGGTGGCTATGCTAAAGAGAATTGCCGCATCTCAGCATAAGTCCATGGCAGCGGTTATCAGGCAGGCAGTGGATTTTTTTGCCAGATCCAAAGATGTTGCGGACCCCAAAAAGCAGAGGGAGCGGGCAATGAAGGCTGTCGGTCGTTTTAAGTCCGGAGTTCATGACCTTTCTGCAAACCACGACGATTATCTGGCAGAGGCATTTAGTGGATGA
- the gmk gene encoding guanylate kinase, whose protein sequence is MKREGILFVISAPSGAGKTTLCKEVIDIFPNLRHSVSYTTRPARPGEVHGRDYYFVPIAEFKRMVAAEEFAEWAEVHGNYYGTALKTLEEYRKCGIDVILDIDCQGAHQLKRRYHGAVYLFVLPPSFQELRRRLDCRSSDAPEVIERRIEAAADEIKESRWYDYIIVNDVFSKAVEELKSVLIAEQCKTHRVLEGVSQLFEI, encoded by the coding sequence ATGAAACGTGAAGGTATTTTATTCGTTATTTCCGCTCCATCAGGGGCTGGAAAGACCACGCTCTGCAAGGAAGTCATTGACATTTTCCCGAACTTGCGGCATTCTGTCAGCTACACTACGCGTCCTGCAAGGCCCGGCGAGGTGCATGGCCGGGATTATTACTTCGTACCCATTGCCGAGTTTAAACGGATGGTGGCGGCCGAAGAATTTGCCGAGTGGGCTGAAGTTCATGGCAATTACTACGGTACGGCCCTTAAAACACTGGAAGAATACCGCAAGTGCGGTATCGACGTGATTCTGGATATCGATTGCCAGGGCGCGCACCAGCTTAAGAGGCGTTATCATGGGGCGGTTTACCTGTTTGTCCTTCCGCCGAGCTTTCAGGAATTGCGACGCAGGCTCGATTGTCGAAGTTCCGATGCTCCGGAGGTGATCGAACGGCGTATCGAGGCTGCGGCTGATGAGATAAAAGAATCCCGCTGGTATGACTACATCATTGTCAACGATGTTTTCAGCAAGGCCGTTGAAGAGTTGAAGTCGGTGCTGATTGCCGAGCAATGCAAGACCCACAGGGTGCTGGAAGGCGTTTCACAGCTGTTCGAAATTTAA
- the rpmB gene encoding 50S ribosomal protein L28, whose translation MSKICEICGKGPSFGNNVSHANNKTSRIWYPNLQKIKAVKNGTVRSIKVCTRCIRSGHVTKAL comes from the coding sequence ATGTCCAAAATATGCGAAATTTGCGGTAAAGGCCCCAGCTTCGGCAACAACGTCAGCCATGCTAACAACAAAACCAGCAGAATATGGTATCCCAACCTGCAGAAAATAAAAGCCGTGAAAAACGGTACGGTAAGGAGCATCAAGGTCTGCACCCGCTGCATCCGCTCCGGTCACGTGACAAAAGCGCTCTAA